A DNA window from Chitinibacter fontanus contains the following coding sequences:
- a CDS encoding PTS sugar transporter subunit IIA, translated as MAVASNPGEIVLLSPLTGEVVALEDVPDAAFATKAVGDGVAILPTGKLVVAPCDGQLVKIFNTNHAFALVNDAGVELIVHIGIETVKLGGQGFTRLAEQGSFVKAGQPVLELDLEFLGANAKSVISPVVLTNADDFAPVANLAVGSVIAGQTPLYTIRKK; from the coding sequence GTGGCTGTGGCCTCTAACCCCGGCGAAATTGTTCTGCTTTCCCCATTGACGGGTGAAGTGGTGGCTTTGGAAGATGTGCCTGATGCGGCATTTGCAACTAAGGCAGTTGGGGATGGTGTAGCGATCTTGCCAACAGGCAAGTTAGTGGTGGCACCATGCGATGGGCAATTGGTAAAGATTTTTAATACTAACCATGCTTTTGCCCTCGTTAATGATGCAGGGGTTGAATTGATTGTTCACATTGGTATTGAAACGGTGAAACTCGGTGGTCAAGGCTTTACGCGCTTGGCTGAGCAGGGTAGCTTCGTTAAGGCGGGTCAGCCTGTCTTGGAATTGGATCTTGAATTCCTTGGTGCCAATGCAAAATCAGTGATTAGCCCTGTTGTTTTGACCAATGCAGATGATTTTGCGCCAGTTGCTAATTTGGCAGTTGGCTCAGTGATTGCAGGTCAAACACCGCTCTACACGATTCGTAAAAAATAA
- the hemN gene encoding oxygen-independent coproporphyrinogen III oxidase gives MSVSKFVGQHAPADQGGVCFDRDLIVRYDGKGPRYTSYPTADRFNQAVNSEQYAQILQQRLPGALLNPLSLYFHIPFCNTVCYYCGCNKIITKDKSKADDYIRYLSKEIAMHAANLPGRPKVSQLHLGGGTPTFMSEQQLQRLMDIVREHFELLPTGEYSIEIDPRKVGEPMIRTLAQLGFNRMSVGIQDFNPEVQLAVNRVQTEQETRSVIEAARMHGFKSVSVDLIYGLPKQTVASIAETIARVLTLKPDRIALYNYAHLPERFMPQRRINEAELPSADAKLDMLQNSIAQLLDAGYVLIGMDHFALPNDDLAVAQRRGRLQRNFQGYSTHADCDLLAFGVSSIGKVGANYHQNVKTLEEYYAKLDADEFPVVRGLQMNRDDVIRRAVIQALMCQFELYYQAIEVSYMIEFGDYFAEELSLLQPMVDDGLLTIESEGLFVTPTGRLLIRSIAMVFDRYLRTSTTQARYSRLI, from the coding sequence ATGTCGGTTTCAAAATTTGTAGGTCAGCACGCGCCAGCAGATCAAGGTGGGGTTTGTTTTGATCGAGATCTGATTGTGCGCTATGACGGTAAAGGGCCGCGTTATACGTCCTATCCCACTGCAGATCGGTTTAACCAAGCCGTGAATAGTGAGCAATATGCGCAAATCTTGCAGCAAAGATTGCCCGGTGCTTTACTCAATCCATTGTCGCTTTATTTTCACATTCCTTTCTGTAATACCGTATGTTACTACTGCGGCTGTAACAAGATTATTACGAAAGACAAGAGTAAAGCGGATGATTATATTCGTTATCTCAGTAAAGAAATCGCAATGCATGCGGCCAATCTACCGGGCCGTCCCAAGGTGAGTCAGCTGCATTTGGGTGGCGGTACGCCCACCTTTATGTCAGAGCAGCAGCTACAGCGCTTGATGGATATCGTGCGTGAGCATTTTGAATTGCTGCCAACGGGTGAGTATTCGATTGAAATTGATCCGCGCAAAGTGGGTGAGCCGATGATCCGCACTTTGGCTCAGCTGGGATTCAATCGAATGAGCGTAGGTATTCAGGATTTCAATCCTGAGGTACAGCTTGCGGTTAATCGAGTGCAAACCGAGCAGGAGACTCGTTCGGTAATTGAGGCTGCACGGATGCATGGTTTTAAATCGGTCAGTGTCGATCTGATTTATGGTCTTCCTAAGCAAACCGTCGCGAGCATCGCTGAGACCATTGCTCGAGTGCTGACACTGAAGCCTGATCGGATTGCACTTTACAATTACGCGCATCTGCCTGAACGCTTTATGCCTCAGCGGCGCATTAATGAGGCCGAATTGCCAAGCGCAGATGCTAAGCTCGATATGTTGCAAAATTCGATTGCACAGTTGCTCGATGCGGGCTATGTGCTGATTGGTATGGATCACTTTGCGCTACCCAATGATGATTTGGCGGTGGCGCAGCGGCGTGGGCGTTTGCAGCGCAATTTTCAAGGCTATTCAACCCATGCTGATTGTGATTTGCTGGCCTTTGGGGTTTCGTCAATTGGTAAAGTGGGCGCTAACTATCACCAAAACGTGAAGACGCTGGAAGAGTACTATGCCAAGCTCGATGCGGATGAATTTCCGGTCGTGCGTGGGTTGCAAATGAATCGGGATGATGTGATCCGGCGGGCAGTGATTCAGGCCTTGATGTGCCAGTTTGAGCTGTATTATCAAGCGATTGAAGTCAGCTACATGATTGAGTTTGGCGACTATTTTGCCGAGGAATTGAGTCTGCTGCAGCCAATGGTCGACGATGGCTTACTTACGATTGAATCGGAGGGGCTATTTGTGACGCCAACAGGGCGTTTGCTGATTCGCTCGATTGCGATGGTGTTTGATCGTTATTTGCGGACAAGCACTACCCAAGCGCGGTATTCTCGGCTGATCTGA
- a CDS encoding GNAT family N-acetyltransferase, with protein MSTPVIRPILSSDLPRILEIQAACYPPELLEDHPTFQAKLSFAPDCNWIIEVTGIAQGYLFCHPWQGETPPALNRGEQPWPNSADRFYLHDLAIHPDGRGQKLSTLLAQHACDWAQQQGFTMAMLVAVGGADSFWRKLGFSDHPRQDTSLSQYGQAVLMQKLL; from the coding sequence GTGTCAACGCCCGTTATTCGCCCCATTCTAAGCAGTGATCTGCCGCGTATTCTGGAAATTCAGGCCGCCTGCTATCCGCCCGAATTGCTAGAAGACCACCCTACTTTCCAGGCCAAACTGAGCTTTGCTCCAGATTGCAACTGGATAATCGAAGTAACGGGCATCGCACAGGGCTATTTGTTTTGCCATCCCTGGCAAGGCGAAACGCCCCCAGCACTCAATCGCGGCGAGCAACCGTGGCCAAACAGCGCTGACCGTTTTTATTTGCACGATTTAGCCATTCACCCGGATGGGCGAGGCCAGAAACTCAGTACACTACTGGCGCAGCATGCCTGCGACTGGGCGCAACAACAGGGTTTTACGATGGCAATGCTGGTCGCAGTCGGTGGCGCAGACTCATTCTGGCGCAAGCTTGGATTTAGCGATCACCCGCGGCAAGACACCAGCTTGAGTCAATATGGGCAAGCGGTTTTAATGCAAAAACTACTTTAA
- a CDS encoding DEAD/DEAH box helicase, with translation MPHTAATATDTPNEFVTLGLAPQITEILEAQGFNKPTPIQAAAIPELLAGNDIMASAQTGTGKTAAFLLPALHKLTKESTHHARGPRILVLTPTRELAEQVSKVATEFCRRIPRCKVVTVVGGVPYPVQNKMLSQPYEVLVATPGRLTDLLRSGRIDFRRLELLVLDEADRMLDMGFIDEVEAIVDQLPKERQTALFSATLTESVQRFAGPMLRSPKLVEMAPQATMQAQIAQSVHYADGYEHKQKLVAALLKKNDGQQSIIFTATKISADEVAEWLKMEGFKAAAMHGDLAQRDRRRTLDRLRRSDIDMIVATDVAARGIDVAGISLVINFDLPRFSEDYIHRIGRTGRAGRSGEAVSLVTKSDFTLLTKIRRQYNIEFTTQELEGLEARFQPGRGGQGGDRGRPGNGGGRGRGGYAGNGGGRGGYAGNRDGGAPRSGGYQGNREGREGGYADRAPRGDRPEGHRSEASRGSFGERSHNNEGRSYGDRAPRDSGYGAPRERSFGSGQARDNAGNSYNRDSAPRGNFGGNRDGGAPRGDRGGYAGRDGQSRDGNRGGYAGNRDGGAPRGDRGGDRGGYGGKPSGGNRGGGRFS, from the coding sequence ATGCCGCATACCGCTGCTACCGCTACAGACACGCCTAATGAATTCGTAACACTGGGTCTGGCACCACAAATTACCGAAATCTTGGAAGCCCAAGGTTTCAACAAACCAACACCGATTCAAGCTGCTGCAATTCCTGAATTGCTCGCTGGCAATGACATCATGGCTTCAGCGCAAACCGGTACTGGTAAAACTGCAGCCTTCTTGCTGCCTGCGTTGCACAAGCTCACAAAAGAATCAACGCACCACGCTCGTGGCCCGCGTATTTTAGTATTGACCCCAACACGCGAATTGGCTGAACAGGTTTCTAAAGTAGCAACCGAATTCTGCCGCCGCATTCCACGCTGCAAAGTCGTAACCGTAGTGGGTGGCGTACCGTACCCAGTACAAAACAAAATGCTGTCGCAACCCTACGAAGTACTGGTTGCCACACCTGGTCGCTTGACCGATTTGCTGCGTAGTGGCCGTATCGACTTCCGTCGCCTCGAATTGCTGGTGCTGGACGAAGCAGACCGCATGCTGGACATGGGCTTTATTGATGAAGTTGAAGCGATTGTTGACCAATTACCAAAAGAGCGCCAAACCGCGCTGTTCTCAGCGACATTGACTGAATCAGTTCAACGTTTTGCCGGCCCAATGCTGCGTTCGCCAAAATTGGTTGAAATGGCACCACAAGCGACGATGCAAGCGCAAATCGCTCAGTCAGTGCATTACGCTGACGGCTACGAGCACAAACAAAAACTCGTTGCTGCCTTGCTCAAGAAAAATGATGGTCAACAATCGATCATCTTTACTGCAACCAAAATCTCCGCAGACGAAGTGGCTGAATGGTTGAAAATGGAAGGCTTTAAGGCCGCAGCAATGCACGGCGACTTGGCGCAGCGCGATCGTCGCCGCACCTTGGATCGTCTGCGTCGCAGCGATATCGACATGATCGTAGCAACTGACGTTGCCGCGCGTGGTATCGACGTGGCCGGCATTAGCTTGGTGATCAACTTTGACTTGCCACGCTTCTCAGAAGACTACATCCACCGTATTGGCCGTACTGGCCGCGCGGGCCGCTCAGGTGAAGCCGTTTCTTTGGTCACCAAAAGCGACTTTACGCTACTAACCAAAATCCGTCGCCAATACAATATTGAATTCACAACCCAAGAACTCGAAGGTCTGGAAGCGCGCTTCCAACCAGGTCGCGGCGGTCAAGGCGGTGATCGTGGTCGCCCAGGCAACGGCGGTGGCCGTGGTCGTGGCGGCTACGCAGGCAATGGCGGCGGTCGTGGTGGTTATGCAGGTAACCGCGATGGTGGCGCACCACGCAGCGGCGGCTACCAAGGCAACCGTGAAGGACGCGAAGGCGGTTACGCCGATCGCGCCCCACGCGGCGATCGTCCAGAAGGCCATCGCAGCGAAGCATCACGTGGTAGCTTTGGCGAGCGTTCACACAACAACGAAGGCCGCAGCTACGGCGATCGCGCACCGCGCGACAGTGGCTACGGCGCACCGCGCGAGCGTAGTTTTGGCTCCGGCCAAGCGCGTGACAACGCAGGCAATAGCTATAACCGCGACTCTGCACCGCGCGGCAATTTTGGCGGCAACCGTGATGGTGGCGCACCTCGCGGCGACCGTGGCGGCTACGCAGGTCGTGACGGCCAGTCTCGTGACGGCAATCGCGGTGGCTACGCTGGCAATCGTGACGGCGGCGCACCGCGCGGCGACCGTGGTGGCGATCGCGGCGGCTACGGTGGCAAACCAAGTGGTGGCAACCGTGGTGGTGGCCGCTTCAGCTAA
- a CDS encoding YkgJ family cysteine cluster protein — translation MSANNPCMSCGACCAAFRVSFDRSELASEGGLVPDGLADYETSYTARLRGTDYAQPRCLALVGTIGQQVSCGIYRERPSPCREFGMLAEIGVFSEACNRARARHGLPPLEIAAE, via the coding sequence GTGAGTGCAAATAACCCCTGTATGAGCTGTGGCGCCTGCTGTGCTGCGTTTCGTGTCTCGTTTGATCGCTCTGAGTTGGCGAGTGAAGGTGGCCTTGTGCCCGATGGCCTGGCGGACTACGAGACGTCGTATACCGCCCGTTTGCGGGGTACTGACTATGCGCAGCCACGTTGCTTGGCGCTGGTGGGGACGATTGGGCAGCAGGTATCCTGTGGCATCTATCGCGAACGACCATCGCCGTGCCGTGAGTTTGGTATGCTGGCCGAAATCGGGGTGTTTAGTGAGGCCTGTAATCGCGCGCGCGCTCGGCACGGTTTGCCGCCTTTGGAAATAGCCGCAGAGTAG
- a CDS encoding sulfite exporter TauE/SafE family protein: MLEINLFALFMAGLLGGGHCIGMCGGIVTAFSLQLPPGARWPYLLGFNVGRLAGYALIGALLGGLASFATLAALQSLKLILFVLANLLLLVLGWYIAGWSRVLTRVEALGQPIWRRVQPLIRKLLPVHSIWQTPLIGLLWGWIPCGLVYTASLSALASANPVSGAAVMLAFGLGTLPNLLLMGLMAQRLQSLLKKLWVRRMCGLTISALALYQLYLLVRYLA, translated from the coding sequence ATGTTAGAAATCAATTTATTTGCGCTGTTTATGGCTGGCTTGCTCGGCGGCGGGCATTGTATTGGCATGTGCGGTGGCATAGTGACTGCATTTAGTCTGCAGTTGCCGCCGGGGGCGCGTTGGCCGTATTTACTGGGCTTCAATGTTGGTCGCTTGGCGGGATATGCCTTGATCGGGGCGCTGTTGGGTGGATTGGCGAGTTTTGCGACCTTGGCTGCCTTGCAATCGCTCAAGCTGATCCTGTTTGTGCTTGCCAATCTGCTATTGCTGGTATTGGGCTGGTATATCGCTGGCTGGAGTCGGGTGCTAACTCGTGTTGAGGCTTTGGGGCAGCCCATTTGGCGGCGTGTGCAGCCGTTGATACGCAAGCTATTACCCGTACATAGTATCTGGCAGACGCCCTTGATTGGTCTGCTTTGGGGCTGGATACCCTGTGGCTTGGTCTACACGGCTAGCCTGTCTGCATTGGCGAGTGCAAATCCAGTCAGTGGCGCAGCCGTGATGTTGGCTTTTGGTTTGGGGACTTTGCCCAACTTGCTGCTGATGGGCCTGATGGCGCAGCGCTTACAGTCCTTGCTTAAAAAGCTGTGGGTGCGTCGGATGTGTGGGCTTACGATCAGTGCGTTGGCACTGTATCAGTTGTATTTGCTCGTTAGGTATCTGGCTTGA
- the fnr gene encoding fumarate/nitrate reduction transcriptional regulator Fnr, translated as MISPIQVRDMSPRHLRNSCTNCSLRELCLPLGLSQEEMQELDTIITQARPIKRGEALYRAGEPFRSLYAIRLGFFKASVISEDGREQVTGFHMSGELMGMDAISTDVHTCDAIALEDSEVCELPFNDIEDLSREIPLLQRHFHKVMSREIVRDHGVMLLLGNMKAEERLAAFLLNLSQRFAIRGYSSSSFHLRMTREEIGSYLGLKLETVSRTLSKFQDQGFIKVQNRLIELENIDSLKKLLNTCHDE; from the coding sequence ATGATTTCCCCCATCCAAGTTCGCGACATGTCCCCACGTCATCTGCGTAATTCATGCACTAATTGCAGCTTACGCGAACTGTGTTTACCACTGGGTCTGTCACAAGAAGAAATGCAAGAGCTTGACACCATCATTACGCAAGCTCGCCCAATCAAACGCGGCGAAGCTCTATATCGTGCCGGCGAGCCTTTCCGCTCGCTGTACGCGATTCGCCTTGGTTTTTTCAAAGCCAGCGTGATTTCCGAAGATGGCCGCGAGCAAGTCACTGGCTTTCATATGTCAGGCGAATTGATGGGCATGGATGCAATTAGCACCGACGTTCACACTTGCGACGCGATCGCACTAGAAGACAGTGAAGTGTGTGAATTACCCTTCAATGACATCGAAGATTTATCACGCGAAATCCCACTACTACAACGCCACTTCCACAAAGTAATGAGTCGCGAGATAGTCCGCGATCACGGCGTAATGCTACTCTTGGGCAATATGAAAGCCGAAGAGCGTCTAGCTGCATTCCTATTGAATTTATCGCAACGCTTTGCAATTCGCGGCTACTCTTCAAGTAGCTTCCATTTGCGCATGACCCGCGAAGAAATTGGTAGCTATTTAGGGCTCAAACTTGAAACAGTCAGCCGGACTTTGTCTAAATTCCAAGACCAAGGCTTTATCAAAGTACAAAACCGCCTAATTGAACTAGAAAACATTGATAGCCTAAAGAAACTACTTAACACCTGCCACGACGAATAA